From a region of the Leptospira kmetyi serovar Malaysia str. Bejo-Iso9 genome:
- a CDS encoding MORN repeat-containing protein, with protein sequence MFVSENDFISYSKNMMRFFLRYSFCGVMFLCVFVQCSYGDKKMAPNESASGAGRSAYSDENERNAEEEQTTTASRSASGATADPTRGCIQGDCVSGTGTYVYDNDDEYRGGFLNDLRNGSGRIKYKNGDRFEGTFKDDLKDGKGTYIFKNGAMLEGTFEMGKMNGPGKVRFPDTSVYEGEFQDEKNSSEGVLFSAFDHSKKHCRIENKIVLCGGPVAESGDIKPLH encoded by the coding sequence ATGTTTGTAAGTGAAAACGATTTTATTTCGTATTCAAAAAATATGATGAGATTTTTTCTAAGATACTCTTTCTGCGGAGTTATGTTCCTTTGCGTGTTCGTTCAATGTTCGTACGGAGACAAAAAGATGGCGCCTAACGAGTCCGCAAGCGGCGCAGGACGCTCCGCCTATTCGGATGAGAATGAAAGAAATGCGGAAGAGGAACAGACCACGACCGCAAGCAGATCCGCGTCCGGCGCAACCGCCGACCCGACTCGGGGTTGTATTCAAGGAGATTGTGTCTCGGGAACGGGGACCTATGTCTACGACAACGACGACGAGTATAGAGGCGGTTTCCTAAACGATCTGAGAAACGGATCGGGAAGAATCAAATACAAAAACGGGGATCGATTCGAAGGAACCTTCAAGGACGACCTGAAGGACGGAAAAGGAACTTATATCTTTAAGAACGGGGCCATGCTCGAAGGAACGTTCGAAATGGGAAAGATGAACGGCCCCGGAAAGGTTCGTTTCCCCGATACGAGCGTGTATGAGGGAGAATTCCAAGACGAAAAGAATTCAAGCGAAGGGGTCTTGTTCTCCGCTTTCGATCATTCCAAAAAACACTGTAGGATCGAAAACAAGATCGTTCTTTGCGGCGGTCCGGTCGCTGAATCCGGAGATATCAAACCTCTTCACTGA
- the lsa20 gene encoding LIC11469 family lipoprotein adhesin Lsa20 encodes MKRIYYGIGIFLLSFILLVCKKGNSDSTSEGLEPISSDPNRLIRVSVLWEKKSFPLEMELYEGASQRPVDLWATGSVKDLSEAPVSAPIEGNDLYLKPGSKKRFVLVVKNTTDRDFYFFASPHSMLPAEGSLGFKFKCLCINHAFLIPPKEIWYRVVELRTGGEALAKELRITHILVGMDEERIRLYQKGIGTGSQED; translated from the coding sequence GTGAAAAGGATCTATTACGGAATCGGAATATTCCTTTTATCTTTTATACTTTTGGTTTGTAAAAAGGGGAATTCCGATTCGACTTCGGAGGGACTCGAGCCGATTTCCTCCGATCCGAACCGATTGATTCGAGTCAGCGTTCTCTGGGAGAAAAAAAGTTTTCCCTTGGAAATGGAACTCTATGAAGGAGCTTCCCAAAGACCCGTGGATCTTTGGGCCACGGGTTCCGTAAAGGATTTGTCCGAGGCCCCCGTTTCCGCGCCGATCGAAGGGAACGATCTCTATCTAAAACCCGGTTCTAAAAAAAGATTCGTTCTTGTGGTGAAGAATACTACGGATCGGGATTTTTATTTTTTTGCGTCTCCGCATTCCATGCTTCCCGCAGAAGGTTCGCTCGGGTTTAAGTTCAAATGTCTTTGTATCAACCACGCGTTTTTGATTCCTCCGAAGGAAATCTGGTATCGGGTCGTGGAGCTCCGAACGGGCGGAGAGGCTTTGGCAAAAGAATTAAGAATCACTCATATTCTTGTGGGGATGGACGAGGAGAGAATTCGACTCTATCAAAAAGGAATCGGAACCGGCTCGCAAGAGGATTAG
- a CDS encoding NADase-type glycan-binding domain-containing protein, whose protein sequence is MNRSLRCLFLLSFVVLSFQNCKKELSVSMATSTSLSDKLAFAALGGGSWKPEDGAEFVKLHFYPDEGFQLKKVEVDSCKGEFSDAVTAYINFDEFSAAADLSGKKASVNFEKPVYARSVTINFRKNKELCIGEIRFYDEREKQFSLKLPKIVEGSATASETANPVQSYDVMNLFDSRYEYAWASDKKGKGVVLNFKFNEPQKFDTIKIWNGYQRSDQHCYSNGRLKTATLTGDNGYSQKIQLQDVLGPQEIALEKPFEGTSLRLTVDDIYAGKMYKGFVLSEIRFGKDKNWVLINPISRSQSIARSNHLQFTPPDLDGILNHGLRGSEVSELPAEIQSTENIASSETAAPAAEESEGQRVSSDWSLRMRSDGSFFMEGNTQDQSGMDSGMLHKSSKFYAIGNYEVKESSADSLKLRVFGYMRKYSSSFVESYGDMDCNGCGRDCNMADNDPDKKEIIFQDFITIKKLNGNVYVQNTSPSRKLDFKALEMTLE, encoded by the coding sequence ATGAACCGTTCTTTGCGTTGTTTGTTCCTTCTTTCTTTCGTGGTTTTGAGTTTTCAAAATTGTAAAAAAGAACTCAGCGTTTCCATGGCGACGTCCACTTCCTTAAGCGACAAACTCGCGTTCGCCGCTCTCGGTGGCGGAAGTTGGAAACCCGAAGACGGGGCCGAGTTCGTAAAACTTCATTTTTATCCGGACGAAGGGTTTCAACTCAAGAAGGTGGAAGTCGATTCTTGTAAGGGAGAATTCAGCGACGCGGTCACAGCCTATATCAACTTCGACGAGTTCAGCGCGGCCGCGGATCTTTCCGGCAAAAAGGCTTCGGTCAATTTTGAAAAACCCGTATATGCAAGATCCGTAACGATCAACTTTCGTAAGAACAAGGAACTTTGTATCGGCGAGATTCGTTTTTATGACGAAAGAGAAAAACAATTCTCCTTAAAACTTCCGAAGATCGTCGAAGGTTCCGCGACCGCTTCCGAAACCGCGAACCCGGTTCAATCCTACGACGTGATGAATCTTTTCGATTCCCGTTACGAATACGCTTGGGCTTCGGATAAAAAGGGAAAGGGTGTCGTATTAAATTTTAAATTCAACGAACCGCAAAAGTTCGACACGATCAAAATTTGGAACGGTTATCAAAGATCGGATCAACACTGTTATTCGAACGGAAGATTGAAGACCGCGACCTTGACCGGAGACAACGGCTATTCTCAGAAGATTCAACTCCAGGACGTTTTGGGTCCTCAGGAAATCGCATTGGAAAAACCTTTCGAGGGAACTTCTCTTCGTTTGACCGTGGACGATATCTACGCCGGAAAAATGTATAAAGGTTTCGTGTTGAGCGAAATCCGTTTCGGCAAGGATAAGAATTGGGTTTTGATCAATCCGATCAGCAGATCGCAGAGCATCGCTAGGTCCAATCATCTTCAGTTTACTCCTCCCGATTTGGACGGAATTTTAAATCACGGTTTGAGAGGCTCCGAGGTTTCCGAACTTCCCGCGGAAATTCAGAGTACGGAGAATATCGCGTCATCCGAAACGGCCGCGCCCGCCGCGGAAGAATCGGAAGGCCAAAGGGTTTCCTCGGATTGGTCGTTGAGAATGCGTTCCGACGGTTCTTTTTTTATGGAAGGAAACACTCAGGATCAAAGCGGAATGGATTCGGGAATGTTGCATAAGTCGAGTAAGTTCTACGCGATCGGAAACTACGAGGTCAAGGAATCTTCCGCGGATTCTTTAAAACTTCGGGTCTTCGGTTATATGCGTAAGTATTCTTCCTCGTTCGTCGAAAGTTACGGGGATATGGATTGCAACGGTTGCGGTCGGGATTGCAACATGGCGGACAACGATCCGGACAAAAAGGAAATCATCTTTCAGGATTTTATCACCATCAAAAAGTTGAACGGAAACGTATATGTCCAGAACACGAGCCCGAGTAGAAAGCTGGATTTTAAAGCCTTGGAGATGACCCTCGAGTGA
- a CDS encoding RCC1 domain-containing protein, producing MRFKVAILLSLSWILSCAQNAANDLTPLSLTAIGTVPTSSDNQNAFQILSPKEGEMIPVYQLETTIQADTDGEYEIYHEDQKISTSSVVAPTTVKSSVFKPINGENTIRVRFQKSDGTMVKKEVHVYFGTKLSAGAAHSGFLKNGEVYTVGRNNFGQLGTGTSTGDGINDVIVKLTSLKNISSIHFTQNSSMAIAKNGKVYTWGTNANGQLGIGNNTTDPASASTAGPRLPPIEVPGIGDAVMGAYGFDHALVLKSNGTLVAFGLNSVGQLGNGATGLTTTTISTTPVAVVGLTDVIQVIAGSAHSAALTSSGEVYVWGRSQYGNLGNGAITTATTAQSTPLKVPGLSGIKQIANGRDHILALKSDGTIYSWGLNASGQLGIGGSGSPNPTATPTQILNITNASSVWAGGTQSFAILKNGTVKGWGANGTTANLGIGETTTTKVYEPNNAVIGISELIHFGCGATHNFALLSNGSFYGWGWNFKGSLGRPDLQTNWGAATPVSITLP from the coding sequence ATGAGATTCAAAGTTGCGATCCTTCTATCCTTATCCTGGATTCTTTCCTGCGCACAAAATGCGGCCAACGACCTCACACCCCTTTCCCTCACGGCGATCGGGACCGTTCCAACTTCGTCGGATAACCAGAATGCGTTCCAAATTCTTTCCCCCAAAGAAGGCGAAATGATCCCCGTATATCAACTGGAAACGACGATCCAAGCCGATACGGACGGAGAATACGAGATTTATCACGAGGATCAAAAGATTTCCACTTCCTCGGTCGTAGCTCCAACCACTGTAAAATCCTCCGTTTTTAAACCGATCAATGGCGAGAATACGATCCGGGTTCGTTTTCAAAAATCGGACGGGACCATGGTTAAGAAAGAGGTTCACGTCTACTTCGGGACAAAACTCAGCGCGGGCGCGGCGCATTCCGGTTTTTTAAAGAACGGAGAAGTCTACACGGTCGGTAGAAATAATTTCGGTCAGCTGGGAACCGGAACCTCGACGGGAGACGGAATCAACGACGTCATCGTAAAACTCACTTCGCTGAAGAATATTTCGAGCATTCATTTTACGCAAAACAGTTCGATGGCGATCGCCAAAAACGGAAAGGTTTATACCTGGGGAACCAACGCGAACGGACAATTGGGAATCGGGAACAACACAACCGATCCCGCGAGCGCGTCCACTGCGGGTCCGAGACTACCTCCGATCGAAGTTCCGGGAATCGGCGACGCCGTTATGGGCGCGTACGGTTTCGATCACGCTCTCGTTTTAAAATCAAACGGAACGTTAGTCGCCTTTGGTTTGAACAGCGTGGGACAACTCGGCAACGGCGCGACCGGTCTTACGACCACCACGATCTCGACGACTCCCGTAGCCGTTGTCGGATTAACGGATGTGATTCAAGTGATCGCCGGTTCGGCTCATTCGGCGGCCCTCACCTCTTCCGGCGAGGTTTACGTTTGGGGAAGAAGTCAATACGGCAACTTAGGAAACGGAGCGATCACAACCGCGACGACCGCACAATCCACTCCTTTGAAAGTTCCGGGTCTTTCCGGAATCAAACAGATCGCAAACGGAAGAGATCATATTCTCGCTCTAAAATCGGACGGAACGATTTATTCTTGGGGACTCAACGCAAGCGGTCAGTTGGGAATCGGAGGCTCGGGATCGCCGAACCCCACGGCAACTCCAACACAGATTTTGAATATTACAAATGCTTCATCCGTTTGGGCGGGCGGAACCCAGAGTTTTGCGATCCTAAAAAACGGAACCGTAAAAGGATGGGGAGCCAACGGAACCACCGCAAACCTCGGAATCGGAGAAACCACGACCACCAAGGTCTACGAACCGAACAACGCCGTGATCGGAATTTCGGAATTGATTCATTTCGGATGCGGGGCGACGCATAACTTCGCTCTTCTTTCCAACGGTTCTTTTTACGGATGGGGTTGGAATTTCAAAGGTTCCCTCGGAAGACCGGATCTTCAGACGAACTGGGGCGCCGCGACCCCCGTTTCCATCACACTTCCCTAA
- a CDS encoding di-heme oxidoredictase family protein, whose protein sequence is MTSFEFGSTAFRQFAKNAPLSSISEFTVGQTVFEVPWTAGFSSTLPDRDGLGPLFHTNSCFACHAANGRALEEDGETLTVSLVRLSVGNDSRNAEPNYGGQFQPNGVAGVSKEGDAIVTYREIAGKFDDGTEYTLRSPTLQLSNLGYGPLANDTRTSIRVAQQVIGLGLLEAIPESSILALADPNDRDGNGISGKPNYVRNLNGIGTALGRFGWKANNTDLTRQNSAAFSGDLGITSPLFPNENCMSSQTQCQSSANGGSPEVPQSKITAITNYMKLVAVPSRRKADNASVLAGKEIFFKAGCKNCHIPKMQTGTNASFPELSNQTIRPYTDLLLHDMGEGLADHRPDEEASGSEWRTPPLWGIGLFETVNGHTRYLHDGRAGSLMEAVLWHGGEAESSKKYVLGLDIRDRTHLLNFLKSL, encoded by the coding sequence ATGACAAGTTTCGAATTCGGGAGCACCGCGTTTCGTCAATTTGCAAAGAATGCACCCTTGAGTTCCATCTCGGAATTTACGGTGGGACAAACCGTCTTTGAGGTTCCTTGGACGGCCGGTTTTTCCTCCACGCTTCCGGATCGGGACGGTCTGGGTCCTCTCTTTCACACAAATTCCTGTTTTGCCTGTCACGCGGCAAACGGAAGAGCCTTGGAAGAAGACGGTGAAACATTGACCGTAAGTCTGGTTCGTTTGAGCGTGGGAAACGATTCGCGCAACGCGGAACCGAACTACGGAGGACAATTTCAACCGAACGGGGTCGCGGGCGTTTCCAAAGAAGGAGACGCGATCGTAACGTATCGGGAAATCGCCGGTAAGTTCGACGATGGAACCGAATACACATTACGTTCTCCTACATTACAACTTTCGAATTTAGGATACGGACCTCTCGCAAACGACACAAGGACTTCGATTCGAGTCGCTCAACAAGTGATCGGACTCGGTCTTTTGGAGGCGATTCCCGAAAGTTCCATTCTCGCGTTAGCGGACCCGAACGACAGGGACGGGAACGGAATTTCCGGAAAACCGAACTACGTCCGCAATCTAAACGGAATCGGAACCGCGCTGGGAAGATTCGGATGGAAAGCGAATAACACCGATTTGACGAGACAAAACTCGGCGGCCTTTTCGGGAGATTTGGGAATCACTTCTCCCCTCTTTCCAAACGAGAATTGTATGAGTTCGCAGACTCAGTGTCAATCTTCCGCGAACGGAGGTTCTCCCGAAGTTCCGCAAAGTAAGATCACCGCGATCACGAATTATATGAAACTGGTCGCGGTTCCCTCAAGAAGAAAGGCGGATAACGCGAGCGTTCTCGCCGGAAAGGAAATATTCTTTAAGGCCGGATGCAAGAATTGTCATATTCCAAAAATGCAAACCGGAACGAACGCGAGTTTTCCCGAACTGTCCAATCAAACGATCCGGCCTTACACGGATCTTTTGTTACACGACATGGGGGAAGGACTCGCCGATCATAGACCGGACGAGGAAGCGAGCGGAAGCGAATGGAGAACTCCTCCTCTTTGGGGAATCGGTCTTTTCGAAACGGTCAACGGTCATACTCGTTATCTGCACGACGGAAGAGCGGGCAGTTTGATGGAAGCGGTTTTATGGCACGGCGGCGAAGCGGAGTCTTCAAAAAAATACGTTCTCGGGTTGGACATACGGGATCGAACCCATCTCTTGAATTTTTTGAAGTCGCTTTAA
- a CDS encoding M20/M25/M40 family metallo-hydrolase, with protein MKRFLVVCVLISLGGCFYSSPIRKIVLKPIPIEVDWEERNKEAVKILQNLIRIRTERSNELAVAQYLQTILKKEGIPSTIYASKERPDRANLVAVLEPSKPSSLKGIILGNHTDVVEANPSEWSVPPYNGDLVNGRIYGRGALDMKGLAVMQLMAFLELKRSKIELNRKVMFLALADEESGSFLGARYMAERHGELFREYGSMLNEGGVATKDVGIQGATLFNIQYAEKGNLWLKLRAKGESGHGSTPNAEYATLNLIRFYEEILSFDSGIKITEETRAYFYQLGSVASFPTSFFLKNASNPIIKPLLSGTLKKNKHLSAMTRNTKAITGIQTSEGEGYNVLSGDVFGKLDVRILPGVDSKEYLEKIREIAKPYGIEVEVFDEIGPDDSPLDSDLFQILANVSTSKVPGSVAAPFMSAGKTDNARFRRIGIQCYGLNPAILTAKDTEGLHGKDENISVENLKLGSTILFETLIQYASP; from the coding sequence ATGAAACGTTTTCTTGTGGTTTGTGTTCTTATATCGCTCGGCGGATGTTTTTATTCTTCGCCGATCCGAAAGATCGTATTAAAACCGATCCCGATCGAAGTGGATTGGGAAGAAAGAAACAAGGAAGCCGTAAAAATTCTCCAAAATTTAATCCGAATTCGAACCGAACGATCGAACGAACTCGCGGTAGCGCAGTATCTGCAAACGATCTTAAAAAAGGAAGGAATTCCCTCCACGATCTACGCGTCCAAAGAACGTCCCGATCGGGCCAATCTTGTCGCGGTACTCGAACCGAGCAAACCGAGTTCCCTGAAGGGAATCATATTGGGAAATCATACGGACGTTGTCGAAGCCAATCCGAGCGAATGGAGCGTTCCTCCGTATAACGGTGATTTGGTGAACGGGAGAATCTACGGAAGAGGCGCCTTGGATATGAAAGGTTTGGCCGTGATGCAGTTGATGGCCTTTCTGGAATTAAAACGTTCCAAGATAGAATTGAATCGAAAGGTGATGTTTCTGGCCCTAGCCGACGAGGAGAGCGGAAGTTTTTTAGGGGCCCGTTATATGGCGGAACGTCACGGAGAATTGTTCCGCGAGTATGGAAGTATGTTGAACGAGGGCGGTGTCGCGACCAAGGACGTAGGAATTCAAGGAGCCACTCTATTCAACATTCAATACGCGGAAAAAGGAAATCTCTGGTTGAAACTCAGAGCGAAGGGAGAAAGCGGACACGGAAGTACGCCTAACGCGGAATATGCGACTCTGAATCTGATCCGTTTTTACGAGGAAATTCTTTCTTTCGACAGCGGAATCAAAATCACCGAGGAAACGAGGGCGTATTTTTATCAACTCGGGAGCGTCGCTTCCTTTCCGACCTCCTTCTTTTTAAAAAACGCGTCCAATCCGATCATCAAACCCTTGTTAAGCGGAACCCTGAAAAAGAACAAACATCTTTCGGCGATGACCCGAAACACGAAAGCGATCACCGGAATTCAAACCTCGGAAGGAGAGGGTTACAACGTTCTTTCGGGAGATGTCTTCGGAAAATTGGATGTTCGAATTCTTCCCGGAGTGGACTCGAAGGAATACTTGGAAAAAATCCGTGAAATCGCAAAACCGTACGGGATCGAAGTGGAAGTGTTCGACGAGATCGGGCCGGACGATTCTCCCTTGGACAGCGATCTGTTTCAAATTTTGGCGAACGTTTCCACGTCGAAGGTTCCCGGAAGTGTGGCCGCTCCCTTTATGTCCGCGGGTAAAACGGATAACGCTCGTTTTCGAAGAATCGGGATTCAATGTTACGGTTTGAATCCCGCCATCCTAACCGCAAAGGATACGGAAGGTCTTCACGGTAAGGATGAGAATATCAGCGTCGAAAACTTGAAGTTAGGTTCCACCATTCTTTTCGAGACTTTAATTCAATACGCGAGTCCCTAA
- a CDS encoding adenylate/guanylate cyclase domain-containing protein translates to MAFRRTIGASASEDRLEKLIQDRLKPGADKSKIDQRIWDLFGEDWCVIFTDLSGFSRGVEKFGIIHFLQTIHESERILIPIIEDHDGILLKSEGDSFLVIFRNVGKGIESAIKMQQELVSYNQDKIPEEKILLCVGLGYGKVLKIGDTDVFGSEVNTASKLGEDMAEAGEILVTHSVYEQVSEKHLKFETLSEAPAGTSKAYKLVY, encoded by the coding sequence ATGGCATTTCGAAGAACGATCGGAGCGAGCGCGTCCGAAGACAGACTTGAAAAATTGATTCAGGATAGACTCAAACCGGGAGCCGATAAATCGAAGATCGATCAAAGGATCTGGGATCTTTTCGGCGAGGATTGGTGCGTGATATTTACGGATCTTTCCGGATTTTCAAGAGGGGTCGAAAAGTTCGGAATCATACATTTCCTCCAAACGATTCACGAATCGGAAAGAATTCTGATCCCGATCATAGAAGACCACGACGGAATTCTTTTGAAGTCGGAAGGAGACAGCTTCTTAGTCATCTTTCGCAACGTCGGTAAGGGAATCGAATCCGCGATCAAAATGCAACAAGAACTTGTTTCCTACAATCAGGACAAAATTCCGGAGGAGAAAATTCTTCTTTGTGTGGGCTTGGGTTACGGAAAGGTTCTGAAGATCGGAGATACGGACGTGTTCGGTTCCGAGGTAAACACGGCGAGCAAACTCGGCGAGGACATGGCCGAAGCCGGAGAAATTTTAGTGACTCATTCCGTCTACGAACAGGTTTCCGAAAAACATCTGAAATTCGAAACACTTTCGGAAGCGCCCGCGGGAACCTCGAAAGCCTATAAACTCGTCTACTAA
- a CDS encoding alpha/beta hydrolase, translating to MIRLEHFPALKKTKTSSHKNPPILFVHGAWHGAWCWKDCFVPHFQKAGYEVYSMDLRGHGNSPNGNGSFRWNSIRNYVQDVEEVLGRLPETPILIGHSMGGLVVQKTLEKTNAPKAVLLASVPPHGVFRITLELLVKFPTKFLKVLGTLSLLPLVEDKKIARELFFSESIGEKKALEYASKMQNESFLAFLDMLLFCLPSPKKVKTPILVLGGEKDRFFVPWEVKRTAKAYQTEAEIFSGIGHNMMLDTGWEKVADRIEAYLGNTPALAVETKKQKSAPKKKAKPKKKAKKK from the coding sequence ATGATCCGACTAGAACATTTCCCCGCATTGAAAAAAACAAAAACCTCTTCGCATAAGAATCCTCCGATCCTGTTCGTTCACGGGGCTTGGCACGGCGCGTGGTGTTGGAAGGATTGTTTCGTTCCGCATTTTCAAAAAGCGGGTTACGAAGTGTATTCGATGGATCTAAGAGGACACGGAAACAGTCCGAACGGAAACGGTTCGTTTCGATGGAACTCGATCCGCAATTACGTTCAAGACGTGGAAGAAGTTCTAGGTCGTTTGCCCGAGACTCCGATTTTAATCGGACATTCCATGGGCGGACTCGTAGTCCAAAAAACATTAGAAAAAACGAATGCACCCAAGGCGGTTCTTCTTGCGAGCGTTCCTCCGCACGGAGTTTTTAGGATCACCTTGGAGCTTTTAGTCAAGTTTCCGACCAAGTTCTTAAAGGTGCTCGGAACACTTTCGCTTCTTCCCCTCGTCGAAGACAAAAAGATCGCCCGCGAATTGTTCTTTTCCGAATCGATCGGCGAAAAAAAGGCCCTCGAGTACGCTTCCAAGATGCAGAACGAATCCTTTCTCGCGTTTTTGGATATGCTTCTTTTCTGTCTTCCGAGTCCTAAAAAAGTGAAAACTCCGATTCTCGTTTTAGGCGGAGAAAAGGATCGTTTTTTCGTTCCCTGGGAAGTAAAAAGAACCGCAAAAGCGTATCAAACCGAAGCGGAGATTTTTTCAGGCATAGGTCACAACATGATGTTGGATACGGGCTGGGAAAAGGTCGCGGATCGGATCGAAGCCTATCTCGGAAATACGCCCGCCCTCGCCGTCGAAACGAAAAAACAAAAATCGGCTCCGAAGAAAAAGGCGAAACCCAAAAAAAAGGCCAAGAAGAAATAA
- a CDS encoding 7TM diverse intracellular signaling domain-containing protein — translation MGFRFKSFLFSGFILFSAATLPLRSESLIVDSLFKKSNLIGFVERYEDDRALLKRTDFVKNDFEFQKVTKVNLGYSDSAHWLRVNVKNEDRNSKLVLYEFAYPLIDSIELYVQNLESGDTQTLRSGDKLPFDSREIRHQNFIFPIRLAAQTEYRILVRILTESSVQFPMTLWSANEFSNHIVAEQKTFGLYYGIMIAMMAYNFFLFLGTRDRSYLFYVLFLTGYVLFQACLNGLAFQYLWPDAIWWANSSLPFFMFFGGGWGAQFSREFLRMKSYHAVLDRVLLGYFVIGMIASVLSLGLNFSLGIKLAIAYVFLMVVLLISAGLVSIFKGYRAARFYLSAWIFLLLGIITYILKTLTLFPSNFFTEYSIQFGSSFEVLLLSLALADRINILKKEKEEAQRKLIENQKEALKKQTVMTQSFERFVPKQFLNHLGKDDISDIRLGDQARKEMTIFFSDIRHFTRLSEKMDPRDNFNFLNSYLKRMNPLVIQNGGFVDKFIGDAIMALFPESGEDALRAAIEMQSEVRLYNHHRLKTGYEPIKIGIGIHTGHLMLGTIGTEERMEGTVISDTVNLASRIEGLTKKFDSSILISEKTMQTIPDPTRYKMRLIGRAKVKGKEDEIVIFDVYEGLSQFQIDLRNDTKYDFEKGVTHFLLKEFEKSEAAFASVVKTDPTDYAAEAYLKALRKTSALRKV, via the coding sequence ATGGGATTCAGATTCAAATCCTTTTTATTCTCCGGTTTTATACTCTTCTCAGCCGCGACGTTACCTCTTCGTTCCGAAAGTCTGATCGTGGATTCTCTTTTTAAAAAATCGAATCTCATCGGTTTTGTGGAACGTTACGAAGACGATCGAGCGCTTCTCAAACGAACCGACTTCGTAAAAAACGATTTCGAGTTTCAAAAAGTCACCAAGGTAAACCTCGGTTATTCCGATTCCGCGCATTGGCTTCGAGTCAACGTCAAAAACGAGGATCGAAATTCCAAACTCGTCTTATACGAATTCGCATATCCTTTGATCGATTCGATCGAACTCTACGTTCAAAACTTGGAAAGCGGCGATACACAAACCTTACGATCGGGTGATAAACTTCCTTTCGACTCGAGGGAAATCAGACATCAGAATTTTATCTTTCCGATTCGATTGGCGGCTCAGACCGAGTATCGGATTTTGGTGAGAATTCTCACAGAAAGTTCCGTTCAATTCCCGATGACTCTCTGGTCCGCCAACGAGTTCTCGAATCATATCGTCGCCGAACAAAAAACATTCGGACTCTATTACGGAATTATGATCGCGATGATGGCGTATAACTTCTTTCTTTTTTTGGGAACGAGGGATAGGTCTTATCTTTTTTACGTTTTGTTTTTAACGGGTTACGTTTTATTCCAGGCGTGTTTGAACGGTCTTGCGTTTCAGTATTTATGGCCGGACGCGATTTGGTGGGCCAATTCTTCCCTGCCCTTTTTTATGTTTTTCGGCGGAGGTTGGGGCGCGCAGTTTTCGAGGGAATTCCTGAGAATGAAATCGTATCACGCGGTATTGGATCGGGTTCTTCTCGGTTATTTCGTGATCGGTATGATCGCCTCCGTTCTGAGTTTGGGTCTGAACTTTTCGCTCGGAATCAAATTAGCAATCGCTTATGTGTTTTTGATGGTCGTGCTTTTGATTTCGGCGGGGCTCGTTTCCATATTCAAAGGTTATAGGGCGGCGCGGTTCTATCTATCGGCTTGGATTTTTTTGCTGTTGGGAATCATAACCTATATTCTAAAAACGTTAACCTTATTTCCTTCCAATTTTTTCACGGAATATTCGATCCAATTCGGTTCCTCCTTCGAGGTTTTACTTTTGTCCTTGGCATTGGCCGATCGGATCAACATTCTCAAAAAAGAAAAAGAGGAAGCGCAAAGGAAGCTGATCGAAAATCAAAAGGAAGCCCTCAAAAAACAAACCGTGATGACCCAATCCTTCGAACGATTCGTTCCGAAACAATTTTTGAATCATCTCGGAAAGGACGACATCAGCGACATTCGTTTGGGCGATCAGGCGAGAAAGGAAATGACGATCTTCTTTTCCGATATCCGTCATTTCACGAGGCTTTCGGAGAAAATGGATCCGAGGGATAATTTCAATTTTTTGAATTCTTATCTGAAACGGATGAACCCTCTCGTCATTCAAAACGGAGGTTTCGTGGATAAGTTTATCGGAGACGCGATCATGGCCCTCTTTCCCGAATCGGGAGAAGACGCGTTACGCGCCGCGATCGAAATGCAATCCGAGGTAAGACTTTACAATCATCATCGTTTGAAAACCGGTTACGAACCGATCAAAATCGGAATCGGAATTCATACGGGACATTTGATGCTTGGTACGATCGGAACCGAGGAAAGAATGGAAGGCACTGTCATTTCCGATACGGTCAATCTCGCGTCGAGGATCGAAGGACTTACTAAGAAGTTCGATTCTTCCATTCTCATCAGCGAAAAAACGATGCAGACGATTCCCGATCCGACCCGTTACAAGATGAGATTGATCGGGCGCGCCAAAGTAAAAGGAAAAGAGGACGAGATCGTGATCTTCGACGTGTATGAAGGACTTTCTCAGTTTCAGATCGATTTAAGAAACGATACGAAATACGATTTCGAAAAAGGTGTGACTCATTTTCTCCTAAAGGAATTCGAAAAATCGGAAGCGGCTTTCGCTTCGGTCGTCAAAACCGATCCTACGGATTACGCGGCGGAGGCGTATCTCAAGGCGCTTCGAAAGACGTCCGCTTTGCGGAAGGTTTAA